AGCAGTTGATGCAGGACACAATGAAGCAGCTGAGGTTTAAGCGTCTTGCTCATCGACCCAAGCATTttagcttgtttgttttttttactgtgatttgagctcacaacatTCCAATCAGTAGCTTAATGAGCTAATGAGACTTCCTGGATTTCTCTCTCACCAGACACCTGCTTGAGCTTCCTCCCGTTCTTGTACCACGTGACGAGAGGCCGTGGCACTCCACTGGCATTACACTGAAGAGTCACAGAGTTGCTGATGTTCACGCTGCAGTCGCTGAGGTTCTGCAGCAGCACCGGAGCCTCCAGAACTACAAGGGGGGCATAAAAAGTCACAGCGGTGTTATGTTTTGTCTAGCAGCATATccacaaattcaattcaaaatatCACTGATGTCTCTAGAGAGGAGGCAGTGATGTCAGGCGTTTGCATATTTCTGTCACTACCTCTGTCAAGTAGCCATACTGGACCACATTAACAAAGCACTGAGTGATTTACAGATCACTGAACAGAAAGCAAGCTCTATTTCTTTCATTACAAGTTGTGATTTGGGAAGTTTGACTCTCAGCCAGTGGAGCTGTGCCATTTGTTGACAAATTTCTGGTTATTTTAGCAACACATTTTCACCTGAGTCGACAAAACCGCGACTTCCCTGACAGCTGGCTGCGTGCCGGCATGTCGTTTTTTTTCAGGAAAACTGTTATACATGCAACACGGACATGTTTCAGTTTCATCGTAATTATAAAGTTCAGAatagcacatttttttaatatcatgaTGCAATGGACTACTTGTGTCTTATTTCCTACACATCTTAAGTAGGATTCTTTTGTGCAGCTATATGACACATCCTCATTTCTGCAGAAGTCACTTTTGAGGAAGTCCTTGTGTTGAATAGTGCCAAATATGACTAGGATAGGGGAATAAAGAAAGGGTCACTTCACAACGAGCTAATTGTTGTTCCGAATGTTTTCCTCTCTGAGACAATTGATTATTGTCTCTTTTCTTGGTCTTTGACAGttgctgattggctgattgttCTCGGCCCCCGTGAAGTACACTGTGGATGAGGCACTATGGGAAGTAGCATTGTGTGCTCTTCCTTCTGTCCAGCTCGCATTCCCACGTGAAAGAGGTACTGCTTCGAAACAGCCTTGGATTGAACGACTGCAGGAAGCTTACGCAACTCTGTTCCCAAGGACCCtcgctcttttctctttctttcttcctgtgtTTCCTTTTCTATCTTCCACCCCCCCTTCCCCACCCATTTACTCAATCTATAGCTCTTATGCGTGCATGTCTGTCAGCACATCCTTACATGACTCATACAggagtatttgtttgtttagagaACAATTTAAAAGGGTTTCTAAATAGCAGAGTGTTTCCGTGCTTTCTCAGTTTTTTCAAGGGCATCTGGTGGACGGCACATAGAAAAATACAACTACACACGTCACACATGGAAAGTCTATCTTACCGAATTGGAGTAACTAAATCCGATTTAAGGCTGATATACTTGTTAAAAAGCTACATTTAAGAATTTGGTTACACTGGGTTCACAGTTTAACACCAAGACACACACCTGCAACTGCCACAAGTGCATCCTGATGGGAGTGCTGCCCCGTGACCAGATGTGTGACAGAGCAGCGGTACATCCCAGAGTCTTGCGCTGTCAGGTTCATCAGCGCCAAGCTCAAAGTGAGCGAGTATTCTCCCTCCGTCAGCTCTCCAACCAGAGGTGGGCCGTCCACGTTACTGGCTGTGCTACCTAACATTCTGTGCCAGGACATGTTGGAATACAGGTGCTTATTAGCTACACAGGACAGGTGATAATCTCTGCCCTCTCTTGGCCCCTCCACTGACTCCCCAGAGATGCTGAAGCCTCCCCGGATGTCTGTGATTGGTGGGATGAAAAAGAAGTTATTTAGAATTGAAGTAATAAAGACAGACTGTTAACCgggacaaacaaataaagtacaGCATCATGAAAAGCACTTTGTGAGAGCGGACCAAGCCGATCTTTTTTCAGAACCTTTGATGACAATGTTGAATAGCCATTGTCGATAAAAGTAGCAAAAGAGGCCACGtgaaaaaagcttttatttactttagctATTTGAAATTTCCCGTGGAAACTGCTCGAGGTTTTCCTGATGGAAGATAATGTTTATCTTTCCCAAACACCACCAGAAATCTCCAAATAAAGCACGTAAGGCGGCATTGGGAAAGCAGGCTGATAAGGAGCACAGGTTCCTGTTCACCTCCCTAATCACCCTGTAGGCATGGCAACAACACACATGTCCGCTACAGCCACTGTGGCTGACATTAACATGATgtgaaagcataaaaaaaacaagcagagagagagagagacatagagaaacagacagaaagacagagagagactgatagagacagaaagggacagagggagagagacagacagagacaaagagagagagagagagagagagagagagagagagagagagagagagacagacagacagacagacagacagacagacagggactgagagagacagacagagacaaatatatatatatagagagagagagacagacagacagacagacagacagacagacagacagacagacagacagacagggactgagagagacagacagagacaaatagagagagagagagagagagagagagagagagagagagagagagagagacagacagacagacagacagacagacagacagacagacagacagacaaagtgcaaagagagagacagagacaagagagagagagagagagagagagagagagagagagagagacagacagacagagactgagagagagagagagagagagagagagagagagagagagagagagagagagagacagacagacagacagacagacagacagacagacagacagagactgagagagagagagagagagagagagagagagagagagagagagagaaacgcaCATAGAGAGATGCAGGTTGATGCGAAGTGCAAAATTAACTAACAGCTTTGACTCCCAGCCCTGATCTACTGCATGTGACATTCACTGCAATATTTAAAGTTAGCAGCAGTAATATATCCTGCCTGCGATGTAATGACATTTCAGGAGATCTGTGGTAAAAGTAGCTGCAAGTGTTTTGTTCAATTGTTTGAGAAACTAAAAATACCTGTAACATAGAAGCGGATGTCCAGTTCATCTGTGCCCATTGAGTTGGAAGCCACGCAGCGATAGATGCCAGATATTAAGGCCTTGCCAACTGTTAAAATACCTACAGTCTGagagccaacacacacacacacacacacacacacacacacacacacacacacacacacacacacacacacacacacacacacactaaattagCTGACACTTTACAAATTGCggttatatatacagtaagtcttGAATAGACAACATCCACAAAAGCAGATAACTTTTTTTAAGTAACAGGATATTTCCACAGAATTATTTAGCTCCTGTGTTTCACCTTTTAGAAAGAAACATTCAGTGGAATTACTAATTCTAATGTATTTGTcctgtacataaataaattagcTGCATTTATATGATGTATTGGGTGATGTGATGTGCCCTGATGCACAGGGACGATTTGCAAGATTATTTTCCAGTTCTCGTATATATTCCCTTTTGCTTTCTCTTATTTGTAGTTAGAAAAATATCACAGTTTGTCTTGTTTTCAAGAAACCAGAAAGCGCAAACTGCGGTCAAGAAtcaacaccatctgaccaaACAGAATCCAGAACTTAACCGCACTCTTATAATTTAACAAACGCAATGTCCATTACATCAATGCTTTTCTACAGGACCTTTAATTCtgtcactttgtgtttttttttagtatgaCTTCATGTGGATTTGAATGTTTATTATGTGGCATGAATACTTCCCCCGAATGGTGAACTGCCCCTGCAGCTGACATGTCCCTGTACTTCAAACAGGACAGGGCTTATTCATTCACAGAGATGGAAAATGACTCAAGAATTAAGTGTTTCTGTTAACAGTATTGTTTGTACTCTGATGTACTCATGGGTGGTTATGTGGAACAGCTAACAAACAACCGCTCCACCGTTTCCTACTTCTACAGAAACAGACACTTGAATCGGTCGGCTTCCTACAACGTGTCCATCATTCCTCTTCCAAAGAATGTCCATGCATTAGTTGTTCTCACCTTATTTTTCCCCTGCAAcacttcctgtgtgtttgtgacgcTCAGGACGGGATTGTAGGTGGATGTGCCTGctgtcttctctctcactgCGGTCCAGGACGAGGAAACCTGCTCTTTGCATCTTAGAGCcgaaagacagaaaagagacaAGAGGGAATGAGAGACAGGACTTTGAAGAATGAGGGACAGGACTTTGTTTAGCTGGAAAGTGACGCCACACCACACAGGTGTGAGACACAGCTGCAGCATCGGGAAGAGGGAACTCCGGAAATatctcatcctcctcctcatcatctcCCCTGGGAATTGCAATTCTTCATGAACAGTATTATTCTTGGTTGTCAGTGGAATTTTATCCCAGTAATTGGAATGCAGTGAGTGTATATCAGGATTAGAGCATGGTGGTGGTTATTGTGCTTATGTGGAGTACAGTCAGGACATGGTGTTTTGTAGCACACGAGTGTCCTTGTTCTGTAATTAGCTGTGTCCACTGCTTAGACGTGATGTTTTCTGCTGTCTCCGGTGTGTAAACTTCCTCTAACTAAATCATCCCCATGGATATCTGCACATTCCCAAAACTTGGTTCTTATCCTGTGCCAAGTCTATTATATctctgtggtggtgtgtgtgttgtgtgatgtaaGGTTGCCGTGTGATATGCTGGGTATCcgtgtgtgtaactgtaaccCCCGCCCCACATCACCCTGTCCTGCCCTGGCTCAgactcctctctctctgattgCTCTTCCTCTTGGCAGAGATAGTGAGTGCCCATCTCCTGTGCTCTGGTGTCCCACCCTGATCATGACACCAGcattcctcacacactcacccggcaacacacacacacacacacacacacacacacacacacacacacacacacacacacacacacacacacacacacacacacacacacacacacacacacacacagttctctccCACGCCcagagacacatgcacacactaaaACCGTATGGACTAACACACATTTTCCCCCTTTAATCATTCTATTAAAGATAGACTTATCcacaattcatacacacacacacacacacacacacacacacacacacgcacacacgcacacacgcacacacgcacacacgcacacacacacacacacacacacacgcacacacacgcacacgcacgcacacgcacgcacgcacacgcacgcacacacacgcgcgcgcacacacgcacacacacacgttctctgTGTGCCTGAGTACAGTATTAGAGCATGCTGATTTGTAGCTACCCTGCATCCCTACCCTCATTAAAAACTTTACAAACAATAGAAAtccaaatgttgttttttttcatgagCATCAGTTTATTTGGAAGAAGGTCAGTAATTAGGTTAAACCTTCTATCAGTGAGGATttgcaaaactaaaaaaaagaccatattgtacatataaatttaatttttaatataaaacccACATACATTTGATAATATCACAAAATTTAGACAATACTTGACATTTTTATCAGCCATCTTACACACCAGGcaattatttgcatttatcaTAAGTACGTTAGTggtataaaattattaaatattaggtTTATATATTACTCATAGAAAATCTGTATAAAAAGGATAAATCACATTGGGATAGACCCGTAAAGTGAGAAACCTTAGTCTTGCACTCAAACACAGAACCCCCTCTCCCTGTGCCCCCCGCCccccaccacaaacacacaccacacaccacacacacacacacacacacacacacacacacacacacacacacacatacacacacacgcacacacacacacacacacacacacatacatacacacacacacacacacatacatacatacatacatacatacagatacatacaaaaaaaatttcaacacAAATCATGGCCATGTGGAATAATCAGCGTTGCCATGATCAGGAAATCCTTTACATAGAAATCTAGTGACACAAGATGATATTTCTGGCCCATGAAGCCCTACACAGCAGGCGCTCTGGACCAGCTCTAGAGATAGTTCTGGACGTATTGTGAAGTTCCAAACAGCGAGCACTTATATCCACCACTCTTCAAATGCTCACACTGACATATTGATCCTGAATATGAACATGATCTGAAATCACAGCTTTTTTGTGGATGCTAGAACTACAACAGACAGGCTGGGGCTTGGAGACAGGCATGGTTCATACATCCATTATAGTACCACTCCAGAAcatgaaaaaaagcaaaaaagcagCTCCAGAAAGGGTGGGCGGTATGTGGATGGAATTGCACTTGTTTTGGCTCAAAAATGTCTGagatttgagaaaaaaaattttcagCATATGGAGGTGTAGAGAATAAATTAGAAAGCACTTCCATAGTATGTGTATGCATGACCCCTTCCTCCTGACTGCATCTCGTCCTTACGGTGTTGGTGttttcccagcatgcaccagTGCAGCTCTGACTCTGAAGCAGCTGCCGTGGAAACTGTCCAGACTCTCACAGAAGGGTGCCATGGCCCTGCAGGGCAGTGGTGGTGGTGTCATTAGAGGTGGTGGGGTTCAAGGATTCTTTTGGTGACTGGCTTGTTGACTGAACGCTACATGAAGTgttgggtgggggtggggggttagGTAAGGATGGCGGGTAGGAAGGTGGATGGAGATGCTGGTCGAgctgggggtggtggtgggggggtggAGGCTGTGGGATGAGGAGTTCTCAAGAATAGATCAAGCCCTTGAGGAAGCGGACTGTGCCACGTTTGAAGACGCAGGGACAATCACGCTGCTGGGAAGCCGCCTCGCGTCAGGGAGGAAGCCAAACAACGAGAGGAAAAGCACTCTGATTTTCGCACAGGAAGTCCGTCTGCGCCTCCTGCCCGGCTGAGATAAGAGTGCTGCTGTTCCCATGGCCGAGGCTTGAGCCTGTTCAGTGCTAGGAGGCCAGCCCGGCCCACAGCACCACTCTCCCTGCGCCTCCTCCGCCTCAGCGTCAGGCCAGCCGCGCTGGGCTGCTACAAAGAATAAGGGCCTCGGTCAGGATCCTGCCAGTGATCAGCTCtcaaaacacttacaataacACCACTTGAAAACAATGGCATCATTTTCTCACAACAACCAAtttctcaataaataaataattagtcaatttatttttacatggtCACCTTAATATGTAACAAACGTATACCATTTTGTCAATTTACTCAATTTAAGGTCCTTTTACTCTTGTAAAATGAGtgaatttataaaactgtgtgtacTCTATGGCAGCAATTTAGACTACAGTCCATTTTTCCCTCGTTTCATTGACATTTTTTACACCATGTTCAGGATGCAGAATTCAATAGCATGGCCAAATATGAGGCAAGACAAAAGTCTTGAGTCACCCTCGATGAAAGTGCAATGGCATGTAATAAAGGAATGtacttttctaaaaaaaaaaaaaaaaaaaaaaaaaaaaaagagagagagagagagagagagagagagagagagagagagagagagagttaagaaATAAAAGGTAAATTAAAAATTCTGCACAACGATTAGCAGATCAGCAATACTACTGTAGCATTGATCCGGGTATGGAATATGGAATAACTGCTTTTTGGTGCCAATATTTGGAGCCAAAAATAGATGAACAGATAATAGCTTGACTTCTCAGTCTTTGTcttagtagtgtgtgtgtgtgtgtgtgtgtgtgtgtgtgtgtgtgtgtgtgtgtgtgtgtgtgtgtgtgtgtgtgtgtgtgtgtgtgtgtgtgtgtgtgtgtgtgtgtgtgtgtgtgtgtgtgtgtgtgtgtgtgtgtgtttcttgctGGCTTGGCTTTTCTCATGAGAATGTGGAATAGTTTGTGTATGACACATTAGGAAAGCCATGACAGGATGcgcctgaccaatcagaataataAACAGGCTGCATTCTGCAAGGGAAGTTCATTAAATCATGGCGTTTGATTTAGAAACCAGCTAATCGTCATTGTAAGCAAGGAACTCGTCTcttttgaagttttttttttttttttgcacttttaacTCTAGGATACACTGAGTTCTATGACTGTACCAGGCACACATtcatgcagatacacacacatacacacacacaattatttgtTCACTTGAGAAtgaatagacacacacatgaaagAGCTCCTTAACCATCTGTTCTTGGGGCTAAAAGGAAACCCTGTCTGAACTCTTGTTGAAATAGACAAAACATGTCTCCattcacaaacaaacagacacataaataagATACTGTTCCTATAGGCAAAAATAGACTAAAACTATCACCAGGTACAGCGTGAAAAATGGCCATGGTGTTGGGAATCTGCTTCTTTGTGTGTCTAAGAAAGTGGTATATAGAATCCAtccaacaaaaaaatacaacttcagcTAAATCTGTGCTGGCTTAATGCCCACGTATGGTATGTGCACCATTTTCTGTCACATTAGATGTATTTGCTGAGGATAGTGTGGCACTTACAGGCCTTTAGAAGGGCAACGATGCCAGAGCCATTGAATCTGAGGCAGTGGGACCCCATGAGCAGTGCAGCGGAGGACTTGCCTGCTGGACCGTGGCACGGTTGCTGTGTCACGCACCGCTACAGCTTTCTCCCCAATCAGAGGCTTAACTGTTAGTTGGCAGAAAATGGCACAGATCTTAAGTTCACAACTAAGCACATAACTTAACCACCAAATAAATAACAGTGAAACTCATAAAAACAAGCTTACCGTTTACCACAAGTGAGAGCGTCAGGTTCTGATGAAGACCAAACTGCTGGATTCGAGTGAGGATGGTATAGACCCCTGCATCCTCTTCAGCAACATCTCGAATCACCAGAGAATAGCCGTCTACATGATAACGTGAACACTGCTCAGCTGCTACCACCCCATCTTTCAGCCTGGACATTGATCAGACAAAGAAAACCTTATTCATATGAAAGCACAACAATATGTCTATTAAAATTTATGGACATAGTATGTGGTATCTCTGTTTTGCACTGTCTCACCAAATGACTTCAGGTTCAGGGAATGCCCGTAATTTAGGGGACAGGCGAAAGGATTTCTGCCCTGCATATGCCTGTACCAGTGGACCATCTCTATGCTTTAACTTGATGAAGGAATGATCTGAGAAGCATAAGACCCATATGTATATTAAAGACTTATATAAAAAGCTGACTCATATAAATTTAGCACTCTTGTAATGGGATTCTTAAACATTACCATAAACTATAACTGAGGTGTTGACTTCCCGCTTTGCTGGTCCACTTGTTACATGGCACCTGTAGATACCTTTATCATCCTTGTGAAGTTTATGGATGGTGAGAATACTGTAGAACACCACATTGGTCATGCTCCGAGTTATACGTCGACTGATTGAGGCTCTATTATTGCCCttaagacagaataaaaaaaaataaatacatgaacttTAAGATTTAAGATGCTTCTTTGCAAAAACAGATCACATTATGTCAAATATTAACGTTAGGTCCCGCTCTGATATTATGAGTTTGACTTGCCTTTCCAGGATAACTCCAGTTGATGTTCACTCTTGAGTTCCACTCAGCTGTAACAGTGCAGTTTAAGGCCAGCCTCTCTCCTTCTAGAGCCTGTACCAAGCCAGTGCTGTTTAGATATACCTTTTGGATCTTATTCACTGGAGAGATTGAACCGAAGGTACAAATGCGGTTAATTTGCAAGTACATCATTAGCCTGTGAGTCATCTGTCAACACTGTTATCATACCTGGTCTGTAAGTCAAAAATGTGTTGCTGTATTTTGTCCCATTGATGATGGTTTCGCAGGAAAACAGACCAATGTAGAAGTATGTGGGGCTTCGGATAACAAAGCCCTTTCTGTTATTCCAAATGATGGTCTTCTGATCAGTGCCAAGTATTTGGTCAGGAAACTGTAATGATTGGAACACGAATCATTCAGTTTAACAGGAACCCTTCGGCTATTAATATGGCTAATAGATAAAGTAAAAATTAACTACAGTTACACAAACTATTTGTGATATCTTGCcaatagcactttttttttaagttttgctGTGTTAAGTCAGATCTGGTAGCAAGGTAGAGTCTGCCAAAGATTCTTGGATAGCTATATtatgattttgttttcttctaaaTCCAGCGGAGGAAATGTTTACTGGAGGAGCTCTGACAGCTTGGAAGTGCCCTGCCCTTTCTCAAGGGATCAGGTGGACACCTCCTTCCCAGTGTGAACAGGTCAACACCATGTATGTTTTAGCTAAGCCCTTTTCAGTGTGTTCCCATACAGGTCTTACATAACCAATGTTTCCTGTTTTAAGTTCTTACAATCTACACTCATAGTATAAGATGCCCATTCCACCCCTCTTCTAAAATCTCCTGTACAGAGCCGGAGAGTGTTGAGGATGTGGAAACGTGACTCCAGTCCATCGCTTCACATCCTGTTACTACAGGATATAGACACTGCGGCTGGGGCCCTTAGGTCAATATCTGGAAGGGCCCCCTGGCCACTTTCACAGCTTCTGTGAGAGTTTGGTCCCTGGAGTATTGTTCCCCATGCAAGAGGTGCGAGATTAAAGATATTTGTCTCCAAATAAACCCTTTCCGGAAAAGAAACACTCTAGTAGTGTGTTACAATCCAAATTGGAGTGGGAGATGGAGATGGCCTTGTATTTTTAGACTGATTACCTTTGTGACTCTGTGCATAGGGTcaagcagaacataaacagagcaAGCTGAAATTAAATGGGAAGCATTTTTCAGGCCAACAGGAGGAGGGGGATGTCATATCGATGGCAGATCCTAAAACAGCTCCCATCCTGAAAGCAGAGCCAAAGGGAGCGTGAAGGGAACTGGTCATTTTGCTCCTTTCCGCTCTtgtccactttttttttgcaacaataGCCATAAATGGCATGAACAACTCTCCCTAGGAGAGATACCTCACAGCTTGCACAATAGGTCAagtcatgtttattattttaattaatatctaATAATTAGCTGAGTTGATGCAACCAGCTGTAGAAAACATCACCATTTCCCCAGGTACAAGGCCATTAAGGTGTGGCAACTTAGACCCCCATGTCCTGTCTACATCTCCTGGGCTTTTTATGGTGCCAGCAAGACGGAGGAAGCCGGGGGCGCCACTCTCTCTGCCTGCTGGCGTAAGACTGGTATCTTTGTCACACTAAGGCCAGTGAAGGACTCTTCTCTTGACAAACACACTCCCAGTGACATGCATCCTCTTGCATGTGAACAGATCCATGCTCCTTCCCTTGAGCAGGACCAATGAGAAGACAGGAACACAGGCAGTGGCTAAATCATTAATGGACATAGCTGTCAGGTAGCAAGGGATGGAAGAAGATTACAGGAGAGAAAGATTGGATATGGTGGTCAGAAAAGGATGAGATTTGGAAAAGGAACTGTTATGATGAATGTGGGTGGAGAGGGCGAAGATATGATGGAAGAGTGCAGAAAATAAGGTTCTTGAGGAAGAATGTGACCATGGGAAATTTTGATGATTCCATTGGTTACTGGGTGGAGGTTAATGTCAAAATCAGTGTTTCcaaacatgtttaatgcataATTGCGTAAACTTTGCACAATGAGAAAATGATTGTGCAAAGTTTAATGGGTTATCGGTCTGTAATGTTGTAATTTTAGTAGCTATTAGAGGAAAACAGAAGcataaaagaaaagaggaagataGTGGGTGGAGAACCCTGATAATACCGGGTTCAGAAGCCTTTCCTGACAATACAGTAATTAtgttgatgataatgatgacatATGGATGGTGGTTGAGCAAATGTCTTGCACGTACAGTGTGATAAGAGTGGATAAATCTTAATAGGTTCAATTCGTAATTAATTTGTATGATGTCTTGGAGATATTCATAGTAAAATTACTCACTTTGACCAATGACACGttggtgttagggttagtgaccCTGCAGGGAAACACTAGGTCTTGTCCTTCTTTCATGTAGACCACGTCTGGGATCTCTTTCTGCACCTTTACAAATGGCTGCTGGCTATCTGAAACCCAAACACTGGGGTCAGgaaaaaacatatacacattcCTTTGAGCACTCAAACTTAGTTACCTAATACGACAAACAGAATTTGATTGCGGATAACAATTCAGAGTCAGCAAGATATGTTGTTTGCTACGTAGCTAGCAAAAGccttgtgtgttgtttgtaggCTTGGTTGCACTTTCTTTTGCAGCTAGAATCATCTTGAGGTATTGAAAGAGCTTGGGTGTTGCTCACTCCATTGTTTGTTACTCTAGCATTATTAaaggaaagataaaaaaaaatctctgaacATTTTAACAAAAGTACCCCAAGGACTACTGTATACAGGCTTCCTTGATGTGCTTTGATTCCATataaaagagggagggagaggattAATGGACATGGTCACAAGAGCAATTGATGGCCCTCTGTGGCCTTGTTAGGGGACCATGGGCTTATTTTACTGACTCAAGGTCCTTGTTTCTTGGATGTTGTTGCTGCTTCATTATGTATGGTGATGCCTTCTTAAAGCAAATCTCTACTGCCCCTGGATGCTCACTCAAATTAATACCCAtctctttcactctcatttACAAGCACTCATAAACACTCAGCCCTCCTCTGCCAAGGGAGACATCCTATTCCCCCATCCCTGTCCCTCGCCGGACCCCCATGAGCAGCACAGGATGCAGACAGAGAGGCTGAGAGAAGAAGATAAGACCTGCTGCCTTGGGAAAGGCTGCCCAGAGGCTGTGCCTTTCGACAGCTGATGCTAtttctgtcccccccccccaaggtAGCCCTTAAATGAAAGTTAGAGGTTATATATAGACAAAAAATGGGGAGATAGTGAGAAACCATGCCAGACCTATTTACTTAGTAGAATTTGCTGTTCTGGGAAAAAATGCTGTTTAGATATTACTGGCTTACTTTTGCATCCTGTTTAGCCTTTAAGTGGTTAGTGTTTACACCAGGTCTTGGAGCAGGACTTTAAAGATCTCACTAACTTTAACTGTAACTGGCACATGGAGATTCTTACCTGTGATGAAAACGTAGACGGAGGTGTTTTTGTGCTGCTTGTGGGAGTAGCGACAGCGGTAGGAACCTGTAAGCTGGGCTAAGGCAGGGCTGAGGATAAGGCGGCTGCAATACTGGTTTGAGCGCTTGCCACAACGAGTCTCTTCTACACGGGCACTCGGATGGCTCTTGCTCACACCCGAGGGGAACACCCACTCTAGCTCCCATCGCCCCCTGAAAAATGTATgttatactataatataattataataattataataatactttaa
This genomic stretch from Tachysurus fulvidraco isolate hzauxx_2018 chromosome 25, HZAU_PFXX_2.0, whole genome shotgun sequence harbors:
- the flt1 gene encoding vascular endothelial growth factor receptor 1 isoform X1, which encodes MLEIFLVMLCGLTSCVLTKDADSKGRFNSPVLDVTERQIILEENQVLQLNCRGRWELEWVFPSGVSKSHPSARVEETRCGKRSNQYCSRLILSPALAQLTGSYRCRYSHKQHKNTSVYVFITDSQQPFVKVQKEIPDVVYMKEGQDLVFPCRVTNPNTNVSLVKFPDQILGTDQKTIIWNNRKGFVIRSPTYFYIGLFSCETIINGTKYSNTFLTYRPVNKIQKVYLNSTGLVQALEGERLALNCTVTAEWNSRVNINWSYPGKGNNRASISRRITRSMTNVVFYSILTIHKLHKDDKGIYRCHVTSGPAKREVNTSVIVYDHSFIKLKHRDGPLVQAYAGQKSFRLSPKLRAFPEPEVIWLKDGVVAAEQCSRYHVDGYSLVIRDVAEEDAGVYTILTRIQQFGLHQNLTLSLVVNVKPLIGEKAVAVRDTATVPRSSRQVLRCTAHGVPLPQIQWLWHRCPSKGLCKEQVSSSWTAVREKTAGTSTYNPVLSVTNTQEVLQGKNKTVGILTVGKALISGIYRCVASNSMGTDELDIRFYVTDIRGGFSISGESVEGPREGRDYHLSCVANKHLYSNMSWHRMLGSTASNVDGPPLVGELTEGEYSLTLSLALMNLTAQDSGMYRCSVTHLVTGQHSHQDALVAVAVLEAPVLLQNLSDCSVNISNSVTLQCNASGVPRPLVTWYKNGRKLKQVSGIMLAPDDGTLHIDRITVEDEGMYTCEATNERGSAESSAYISVENSESFSLEIPTLACTCVVATLFWLLLTLLIRKLRQPNSSNSKTEYLPIILHQGEGPIDEHCDRLQYDAEKWEFPQERLQLEKPLGRGAFGKVMQASAFGIANSNGCTTVAVKMLKEGATPSEHKALMTELKILNHIGHHLNVVNLLGACTRPGGPLMVIVEYCKYGNLSSYLRSKRDVFMLNRVTGEEESRRQDECKSRVESQKVSTELEGERREENEEDKGSVLCSNTPLHLEDLISYSFQVARGMEFLASRKCIHRDLAARNILLSENSVVKICDFGLARDLYKDPDYVRKGDARLPLKWMSPESIFDKVFTTQSDVWSFGVLLWEIFSLGASPYPGLNIDEEFCHRLKQGTRMRAPEYGTPELYTTMLECWERNPSDRPSFSELVGTLGDLLQARVQQEGKDYIPLNTLLSGESSGSEHLDYRDVHQGTPSYINTRIDAITTFEEDLNREVQDDSQSDSGMVLPSEEFIQLKWTDKFKSKKITRFFMKSQHQERMSPTSALRCVSGAPCGRGENDDTGVPCSTSPPDYNTALLCPSL